The genomic region CGCAACGCGGTTCTTTAACAAAGCCCAGTGGTTGGAACGCAGCGAACAACCCTGGGAAAAAGAACAAAACCAAGGAACTCCTACTCCAACAGAGTTGAGCAATACCTTGGTAAACTGGGTAAAAACCGCGCTATGATTACTTGCGATTAGTATAAATGCGGGGGTTACGCATCCGCATTGCGATTGAACTTTCTTGTTCAAGTCCCCTGCTCAGCCGCGGGGCGCTCATGTACGGATCTTTTGCCGCTCCCACCGCGGGCCAGCGCATTACAGGTCTTTGAAAACTCACACTTGCCCCAGCACTACACTTCCCCCAATTGTCGGCGGGCCTCTTCAGCCCAGGGGCTTTCCGGGGCTAATTTTAAGAACTGCAGCCAGTGCGGTCGGGCGGCGGCAGGGCGGTTTAGTTCCGTCAAGGCGCGGGCCAGGTGAAAATGGACATCCGGGTATTCCGGATGGTACCGCAGCGCCCCCTGGAACGCCGCCACGGCCAATTCCCGGTCTCCTAGCTCTAGCAGCACACAGCCCAGGTTGGCCCGGGCCTCGACAAAGTCCTCTTGCAGTTCGACCGCCATGGCGTAACGTTCGCGGGCAGCGGTCAGGTCGCTTTGACGGTACAACACCTCCGCCAGGGCAAAGTTGACATCCGCCGTTGGCCCCTGCGCGGCCAGGACAATGCGATACAGGTTTCCCGCGGCGGACAGGTCGTCCTCGTCCTCCATTTCCGCCGCCATCTCGAGGAGCACCTCTGGCGGAGCGGAAATTTCGGCCGGATCCCAGGATTGGGGGGTGCGGCGGGAGTGATCGCTTTCCGTGTCAGGTTCTCCTTCATCGCCGGATAATGGCGCTTCGAACCGGCTTTGCCGCACATTGCCCGGAATTTCCCCGGCACCGGGGGTCGGTTGTTGCGTCGGGCGGGAAGGAATGGCCACGGATGCCATTTGCGAAGCGCCATCCGCCATACCCGTGGGTGGTTGGCCACCGCCGGCAAAGTCAAAAAACATCTGCCCCGCGGGATCCACCAGTCCTTCCGCCTGACGGGCCAAAACATGGTTTCCCTGGGCGATTAGACTAAGCTGGGCGAGCGGACGCTCGCACTGGGGAAGATAACGCGACCACTGGGCCAGGCGTTTTTCCAGTGCGGCCAGGGAAATCCCCCCCGCGGCCAGCTCCGCTAGGCGGCGGGTGGCGGCCACCTCGGGAAAATCAAAGTAGGGGAGGCGTTTGACCTCGCGCGCGGGGCGGATCAACCCCCGGCGATGCCAACGGCGGATCGTTGCGACCGGGACCTTGAGCAAGTCGGCCAGCATGGCGGGGGTATACAGGCGGCGAATATCCTGTTCGGCCTCGACCAGGCCCAGGCGATCCCATAAATGCGTTTCGCCAGTGAGCCGTAATTCGCCCGCGTCGATGGCGGCTTTGGTCGGTTCATCGAGGATGGCGTCGAGCGTCGCTCCCAGCGGCGAACCTGGCAGGGGGAGCTCGTTCTCGCCCACGACAATCCAGGTGGTGGAGGGTTCGACTTTATCGGTAGCCTGCCCACCATGTTGGCGAATGAGTTGCACCGCCTCGCGCTTGGACATCCCGGACAACCGACCCACCAGCGCGATCTGCTCACCCGCGCAAGCCAGCGGCGCATCATCCCCGGGATCGGGGGTTTCCTCCAGCGGTTCCGGGGCATCCTCAATGGGGAGGTTGCCCGGAAAGAGCACCGCGGCGACAGTCGTGTCGAGTTGTTGCTCCATGATGGGATATAATGACTAAAATTTGTTAACTAAGGTTAATACAGGATATTTAACAAGAGGTAACGCAGGATACAAAGTAAATAACATGGATACCAATCAAAATCCATTTGAACAGGAAGGTAGCGAAGAAAGCAGAGGGGGATGGGATTGCCGTCGCACAAGCGGCAAGTTGTTTTCCTCACTCCCCGTAGCCCCCGTTCCCTATCCCCTGTTCCCTCCCCTTACTTGCCACTGGCAAAGCGGTAAATTCCCTTGCCGTTGGGGGTCACGATTGACAGGTAGACCTCGCCCGCTTCGTCCTCGCCATAGGTGATCACCGGCAGACTGGGGCTGGGGATCTCATAATTTCCCAGAACTTTTTGCGATTTTTGATCATAGTCCAACGCCCAAAGCTTGCCCGAGACATAATCGGCGTAGAGATATTTGCCAATCAGTTCGGGGACCAATTTTCCGCGATAGACCACGCCGCCGGTGATTGACTTGCCGACTTGGTGGTCGTATTCCCAGATGGGGTCGATCAGTTCTTCGTCGTGGGTGGCTTTGGCATTGCCAAAGGGATGGGCCGCCTCGCGCAGGTTCCAGCCGTAGTTGCCCCCTTTTTTCACGATGTTGATTTCCTCCCACAAATTTTGCCCCACATCGGCCATCCACAACGCGCCCGTCTGTCGATCAAAGGCCATCCGCCACACGTTTCGCACGCCCAGGGCGTAGATTTCGGGCTTGGCGTCTTTGGTTTTGACAAAGGGGTTATCTGCGGGAATGGCGTAGTTTTGGCCGTCCCCTTTGTGATCGACATCGATGCGTAAAATTTTGCCGAGCACGGTTTTCAGGTTTTGTCCGTTCCCCTGGGGGTCATTGCCAAAGCCCCCATCCCCCAGACCGATATACAAATACCCGTCCGGGCCAAAAGCCAGCGTCCCGCCGTTATGGTTCCAGGCGGGTTGGGGAATCGTGAGTAGGACTTCCTCAAAGTCGGGATCAGCCCGGTTGGCATCCTCCTCCGACACCCTAAACCGTGAAATCACCGACAAATGCGGCGTATGCTGGGCCGTATAATACACAAAGAATTCGCCGTTTTTCTTAAACTGCGGATGAAAGGCCATCCCCAAGAAGCCTTCTTCGTTTTCCCTGTCAAAGTAACGCACTTTTTTACGCAGATCCAAGAATACCGTCGCCTCGGCGGTTTTGGATGGATCGTCCGCGACTTCGGCGGGGAGCACATAAATCACCCCCTGTTGGGTTGCCACAAACAGACGGTTGCTGCCATCTCCGGCGTTGGTAATGACAATTGGGCGAAACGCCTCATTGGTGCCGTCGGCATTTTCGCCGGTCCAGCCCGCCCAGGTGACGTTTTGCAGTGCGGGTACAACCTTGACGGGTAGGGTGCCGGTGATCGGCGCCGGGCCCGAGCCGTCCGGCTTGAGCTGGCGGATTTTGATATTGCGGAATGAGACCTGATTGCCGTGATCTTGCAGGGAAATGTGACCTT from Pirellulales bacterium harbors:
- a CDS encoding tetratricopeptide repeat protein, whose amino-acid sequence is MEQQLDTTVAAVLFPGNLPIEDAPEPLEETPDPGDDAPLACAGEQIALVGRLSGMSKREAVQLIRQHGGQATDKVEPSTTWIVVGENELPLPGSPLGATLDAILDEPTKAAIDAGELRLTGETHLWDRLGLVEAEQDIRRLYTPAMLADLLKVPVATIRRWHRRGLIRPAREVKRLPYFDFPEVAATRRLAELAAGGISLAALEKRLAQWSRYLPQCERPLAQLSLIAQGNHVLARQAEGLVDPAGQMFFDFAGGGQPPTGMADGASQMASVAIPSRPTQQPTPGAGEIPGNVRQSRFEAPLSGDEGEPDTESDHSRRTPQSWDPAEISAPPEVLLEMAAEMEDEDDLSAAGNLYRIVLAAQGPTADVNFALAEVLYRQSDLTAARERYAMAVELQEDFVEARANLGCVLLELGDRELAVAAFQGALRYHPEYPDVHFHLARALTELNRPAAARPHWLQFLKLAPESPWAEEARRQLGEV
- a CDS encoding PQQ-dependent sugar dehydrogenase, with product MPRVVRHGSALLLALMLCGLGWTGFARAEHPATATANTLSESEKLTGWKLLFDGKTTSGWRNFKSDKLNDAWQVADGELTLTKAGGGDIVTVDQYDNFELSLEYKISPGGNSGLMFHSTEEADTPWMTGPEIQIQDNVDGHDPQKAGWLYQLYGADRDWATGKVPDATRPANEWNQLQVRISEQQSDIHMNGIRYSSFQKGSKDWNDRVAKSKFASMPLFGKAKKGHISLQDHGNQVSFRNIKIRQLKPDGSGPAPITGTLPVKVVPALQNVTWAGWTGENADGTNEAFRPIVITNAGDGSNRLFVATQQGVIYVLPAEVADDPSKTAEATVFLDLRKKVRYFDRENEEGFLGMAFHPQFKKNGEFFVYYTAQHTPHLSVISRFRVSEEDANRADPDFEEVLLTIPQPAWNHNGGTLAFGPDGYLYIGLGDGGFGNDPQGNGQNLKTVLGKILRIDVDHKGDGQNYAIPADNPFVKTKDAKPEIYALGVRNVWRMAFDRQTGALWMADVGQNLWEEINIVKKGGNYGWNLREAAHPFGNAKATHDEELIDPIWEYDHQVGKSITGGVVYRGKLVPELIGKYLYADYVSGKLWALDYDQKSQKVLGNYEIPSPSLPVITYGEDEAGEVYLSIVTPNGKGIYRFASGK